A genomic segment from Verrucomicrobiaceae bacterium encodes:
- a CDS encoding RNA-binding transcriptional accessory protein, whose amino-acid sequence MNIAHVERVAGELKLKPIQVGATAKLFADGATVPFIARYRKEATGELDEVQIMAIKERMDQLVALDDRRGAIVKSLEERKLMTDVLRAKIERAETMNALEDIFAPFRPKRRTRATIAKEKGLEPLADFIDANVLTTGVDLETEAAKYIKLDAETDELKVKDAAEALAGARDILAERISDTAEVRAALRKLFADNGTVTSKVMFGKEEDPEAQKFRDYFDWTEPLKSIPSHRMLAIRRGEKEGFLLMRIQPPEVEATALVERLTVKGNNTCSAQVKLAAQDSFKRLLSSSMETEARLESKKKADAEAVKVFADNLRELLMAAPLGQKRLLGIDPGFRTGCKTVVLDAQGQLLYNDVIYLLGDGNSLIQAKTLILNLIERFKIEAIAIGNGTASRETEMFVNKIGVPKSIPIIMVNESGASIYSASEVAREEFPNHDVTVRGAVSIGRRLMDPLAELVKIDPKSIGVGQYQHDVDQTMLQGSLDNVVISTVNKVGVELNTASKQLLSYVSGLNSAHAANIVAFRNENGAFKSRKDILKVPRLGEKAFEQAAGFLRIRGAPNPLDTSAVHPERYALVEKMAADLGCGVADLIQKPELRAKIDLKKYVSADVGLPTLQDIVNELAKPGRDPRKQFEVFNFAEGVSEMKHLTVGMKLPGIVTNVTAFGAFVDIGVHQDGLVHVSQLADHFIRDAAEVVKVAQKVMVTVTEVDIPRKRIALSMKAKPDFEKKVGQGKPIGQGGGQGGGQSRPGFTSRPAGGGMGNPFGGGGGGGGGVDWFTAAAQKGKK is encoded by the coding sequence ATCAACATCGCCCACGTCGAACGCGTCGCCGGAGAACTCAAGCTCAAGCCCATCCAGGTCGGAGCCACGGCCAAACTCTTTGCGGATGGTGCCACGGTGCCCTTCATCGCCCGTTACCGCAAAGAGGCGACTGGCGAACTCGATGAAGTGCAAATCATGGCCATCAAAGAACGCATGGACCAGCTCGTAGCACTCGATGATCGACGCGGTGCCATCGTCAAATCCCTGGAAGAGCGCAAGCTCATGACCGATGTGCTCCGCGCCAAAATCGAACGAGCGGAGACGATGAATGCTCTCGAGGACATCTTTGCCCCCTTCCGTCCGAAACGCCGCACACGGGCCACCATCGCCAAGGAGAAGGGCCTAGAACCACTGGCAGACTTTATCGACGCGAATGTCCTCACCACAGGCGTGGATCTGGAGACCGAAGCAGCCAAATATATCAAGCTAGATGCCGAAACAGATGAACTGAAGGTCAAAGACGCTGCCGAGGCACTCGCAGGAGCACGCGACATCCTCGCCGAGCGCATCAGCGACACCGCTGAGGTACGTGCTGCCCTGCGCAAGCTCTTCGCCGACAATGGCACCGTCACTTCCAAGGTCATGTTCGGCAAAGAGGAAGACCCAGAGGCACAAAAATTCCGCGACTACTTCGATTGGACAGAGCCGCTCAAGTCCATCCCATCTCACCGCATGCTCGCCATCCGCCGTGGCGAAAAAGAGGGCTTCCTGCTCATGCGTATCCAACCACCGGAAGTCGAGGCCACCGCACTCGTGGAGCGCCTCACAGTCAAGGGCAACAATACCTGCTCTGCACAGGTCAAACTAGCCGCACAAGACAGCTTCAAGCGCCTACTCAGCTCTAGCATGGAAACGGAGGCACGGCTCGAATCCAAGAAAAAAGCTGACGCGGAAGCGGTGAAGGTTTTCGCCGATAACTTACGCGAGCTGCTCATGGCGGCTCCGCTCGGTCAAAAACGCCTTTTGGGCATCGACCCAGGTTTCCGCACAGGCTGCAAAACTGTCGTCCTCGACGCTCAGGGCCAGCTTCTCTACAATGACGTCATTTACCTCCTCGGTGATGGAAATAGCCTCATTCAAGCCAAGACGCTCATCCTCAATCTGATCGAGCGTTTCAAGATCGAAGCCATCGCCATCGGAAATGGCACCGCTAGCCGTGAGACAGAGATGTTTGTGAACAAAATCGGAGTGCCAAAGAGCATCCCCATCATTATGGTCAATGAGAGCGGTGCCTCCATCTATAGCGCTAGCGAAGTGGCCCGCGAGGAATTCCCCAATCACGATGTCACGGTGCGCGGTGCCGTCTCCATCGGACGTAGGCTCATGGACCCACTAGCAGAGCTGGTCAAAATCGACCCGAAATCCATCGGCGTCGGCCAGTATCAGCATGATGTCGATCAAACCATGCTCCAAGGCAGTCTCGACAACGTCGTCATCAGTACCGTGAACAAAGTCGGCGTGGAGCTCAATACTGCGTCCAAGCAGCTCCTCAGCTATGTTTCCGGCCTCAACAGCGCCCACGCGGCAAACATCGTCGCCTTCCGCAACGAAAACGGAGCCTTCAAATCCCGCAAAGACATACTCAAAGTGCCAAGGCTCGGCGAAAAGGCCTTTGAGCAGGCGGCGGGCTTCCTCCGCATCCGTGGCGCACCCAATCCGCTCGATACGAGCGCCGTTCATCCAGAACGCTATGCCCTTGTAGAAAAAATGGCTGCTGATCTCGGATGCGGTGTCGCCGATTTGATCCAGAAACCCGAGCTACGGGCCAAGATCGACCTCAAAAAATACGTTAGCGCTGATGTGGGGCTACCCACGCTCCAAGACATCGTCAACGAACTCGCCAAGCCCGGCCGTGATCCGCGCAAGCAGTTCGAAGTCTTCAACTTCGCTGAAGGGGTGAGTGAGATGAAGCACCTCACCGTCGGCATGAAGCTGCCAGGCATCGTGACGAATGTCACAGCATTTGGAGCCTTCGTGGACATCGGCGTGCATCAGGACGGCCTCGTGCATGTGAGCCAACTCGCAGATCACTTCATTCGTGACGCCGCCGAGGTAGTCAAAGTGGCGCAAAAAGTCATGGTCACCGTCACCGAGGTGGACATCCCACGCAAACGCATCGCTCTGAGCATGAAGGCGAAACCCGACTTCGAGAAAAAAGTCGGCCAAGGCAAACCCATCGGTCAAGGCGGTGGTCAGGGTGGCGGGCAAAGCCGCCCAGGATTCACCTCTCGTCCCGCTGGAGGCGGCATGGGCAATCCATTTGGCGGAGGAGGTGGTGGTGGCGGCGGAGTGGACTGGTTCACCGCAGCAGCGCAAAAGGGCAAAAAGTAA
- a CDS encoding zinc ABC transporter substrate-binding protein → MKRSLFLCALLLASCHRDSLKTDTTKSASKPQVLVANYPLQFFAQRIGGASVDVVFPAPADEDPAFWQPSDAQIAQFQNASVILMNGATYSKWAEKSPCPNPRSWTHPQAFRPNTSRSKQTAHTVAAQGASTVIAAPHSQRGSISIKRSNKQMP, encoded by the coding sequence ATGAAACGCTCCCTTTTCCTCTGCGCCCTCCTCCTGGCCTCCTGCCATCGTGATTCACTCAAAACGGACACAACGAAGTCCGCATCGAAGCCTCAAGTCCTAGTCGCCAACTATCCGCTGCAATTCTTCGCCCAGCGCATCGGTGGAGCATCCGTCGATGTCGTCTTCCCTGCCCCTGCTGATGAAGATCCCGCATTCTGGCAACCATCTGATGCACAGATCGCTCAGTTTCAGAACGCTAGCGTCATCCTGATGAATGGGGCCACTTACTCAAAGTGGGCAGAAAAGTCACCCTGCCCCAATCCTCGCTCGTGGACACATCCGCAGGCTTTCAGGCCCAATACATCGAGATCAAAGCAGACAGCACACACAGTCGCGGCCCAGGGGGCGAGCACAGTCATAGCGGCACCGCATTCACAACGTGGATCGATCTCCATCAAGCGATCCAACAAGCAGATGCCGTGA
- a CDS encoding zinc ABC transporter substrate-binding protein, translated as MKSALMKYNPDAEKNFTVLKTELEALDARFTAVGKRIANAPLVASHPVYHYFARRYALNLQAVLWEPETVPDEKAMTDLQTILAKHPAKWMLWEGEPAKESVAKLEAIGVKSVVIDPCGNVPEKGDFISVMKSNVEALEKAFP; from the coding sequence GTGAAATCCGCGCTCATGAAGTATAACCCTGATGCAGAGAAAAACTTCACCGTGCTGAAGACTGAACTCGAAGCACTCGATGCTCGCTTCACGGCTGTAGGCAAACGCATCGCGAATGCGCCACTCGTAGCCTCCCACCCCGTGTATCACTACTTTGCACGCCGCTATGCTCTAAACCTCCAAGCAGTCCTATGGGAGCCCGAAACGGTGCCCGATGAGAAAGCGATGACTGATTTGCAGACCATCCTGGCCAAGCATCCCGCTAAATGGATGCTCTGGGAGGGTGAGCCCGCCAAAGAGAGTGTCGCCAAGCTCGAAGCCATCGGCGTGAAGAGTGTCGTCATAGACCCCTGTGGCAACGTACCTGAAAAAGGAGATTTCATTAGCGTGATGAAATCCAATGTGGAAGCCCTGGAAAAGGCATTCCCTTGA
- a CDS encoding peptidylprolyl isomerase codes for MKGCLDSIFIILLGIAGAAYLVWLAYQNPDPVPKAIPVEDDSPSSIQRADAPSVQRELDGLKRQFQSTTDYQQRLSSQHLTESTLRSRIEKTLTEQQHIEHTLPHASEEQARQWYESHHESLRIPESYHAAHIFLTRHVKTKPDREAEIRAIHRQITAGSISFSGAAAKFSEDDRSKQLAGDLGWFTHERMPPDLVGAVRNLRPGQISAPQLTELGWHIFLLIEKRPSRLPSFEECRAEILARIETQIRESALQRKNRS; via the coding sequence ATGAAAGGCTGCCTCGATAGCATCTTCATCATCTTACTGGGCATTGCTGGCGCTGCTTATCTTGTCTGGCTTGCTTATCAGAATCCTGATCCGGTGCCAAAGGCAATCCCGGTCGAAGATGATTCTCCATCCTCGATCCAGAGAGCAGATGCCCCTTCTGTGCAGCGAGAGCTGGATGGTCTAAAGCGACAGTTTCAATCCACGACGGATTATCAACAGCGACTGAGCTCTCAACATTTGACGGAGAGCACGCTCCGTAGTCGCATCGAGAAAACACTCACGGAACAGCAACACATCGAACACACATTGCCACACGCCAGCGAGGAGCAGGCACGGCAATGGTATGAGTCGCATCATGAATCCCTACGTATCCCGGAGAGCTACCACGCGGCACACATCTTCCTCACGCGGCATGTGAAAACAAAACCTGACCGAGAGGCCGAAATTCGCGCGATTCATCGCCAGATCACCGCTGGCAGCATTAGCTTCAGCGGTGCTGCTGCCAAATTCTCCGAAGACGACCGCAGCAAACAACTAGCTGGCGATTTGGGCTGGTTCACCCACGAGCGGATGCCGCCCGATCTAGTCGGTGCTGTTCGAAATTTGCGCCCAGGTCAAATTAGCGCCCCTCAGCTCACTGAGCTAGGCTGGCATATCTTCCTGCTCATCGAAAAACGACCTTCTCGATTGCCGAGTTTTGAAGAATGCCGCGCCGAAATTTTGGCCCGGATCGAAACTCAGATACGAGAATCTGCACTCCAGCGAAAAAATCGCTCATAA